The genomic interval TATTCTGCTGTTTTTGATTTATTACCATTAAATTTCTCAAGTGCCGAATTAATAATGTCTTTTTCTAATTCTTCAAGATCTAGATGGTCATTTGGAAGAGATAGGTTTATTTTATTGCTGGGATTAGAATTCAAATCTACAGGTAAATCGTGCTCATTAATTTCTTTATCCTTTGATAACAGACAAAGTCTATAAACAATATTTTCTAACTCCCTAATATTTCCAGGCCAATCATAGCTTTTAAGTTTCTCTATTGCATTATTATTCATTTTAATATTTTTAAACCCAAATTTTGCAATAAT from Deferribacterota bacterium carries:
- a CDS encoding helix-turn-helix domain-containing protein gives rise to the protein IIAKFGFKNIKMNNNAIEKLKSYDWPGNIRELENIVYRLCLLSKDKEINEHDLPVDLNSNPSNKINLSLPNDHLDLEELEKDIINSALEKFNGNKSKTAEYLRIPRHVLLYRLEKYKIQS